The DNA sequence GTCCTAGACCTAGGTTTTCTGCTTCTCTTTTTAGCGGCTTCATGTAGTCCTCATAGAAAGTCTGTTTACGTTTTTTGATTAGGATTGTTTTTGCTTCTTCTGCCACAAACATGCCGACACCCCGTTTTTTGTACAAAATATTTTCAGCAACAAGTTCATTGATGCCTTTCGCTGCGGTAGCTGGATTAATCTTGTAAAACTGAGCAAATTCATTTGTAGAAGGGATACGTTCATCCGCTTGCAGCGAGCCATTCATAATGTCGTTTTCCAACTGTTCTTTAATCTGTAGATAGATCGGTCTGCTGTCGTCCAGCTTGTTTTTCATAAGATCGCCTCGTTATATGGTTCATTACTTGTGTAACTAACCATATAACCAATAAACCTAACTGTCAATAGCAAAACAATAAAGTTCGAGAAAACTGTGCATAAGACAAGGAGCCATACACACAAACCGGGCATAAATTTGTTAAAATATTCACAGACGAAACAATAGAAGGTGGACAAACATCAATGGAAATTTTTGAAATAATCCTGTTCATGCTCAGTGCTGTGTTTATTTCAAA is a window from the Aciduricibacillus chroicocephali genome containing:
- a CDS encoding GntR family transcriptional regulator — translated: MKNKLDDSRPIYLQIKEQLENDIMNGSLQADERIPSTNEFAQFYKINPATAAKGINELVAENILYKKRGVGMFVAEEAKTILIKKRKQTFYEDYMKPLKREAENLGLGLNELVEMIKGGESDEN